One Porphyromonas pogonae genomic region harbors:
- a CDS encoding IS982 family transposase — MKTNIVEIFCLTDDFSKLFDTLIQQRTLCEGNKKRRNRKFRMSDAEIMTILILFHHSRYRDFKSFYLQYITQQCHSDFPSLVSYNRFVELQSKVAFKLISFLNMCCLGECTGISFIDSTPLRTCHIKRAHGHKTMKGWAQKGKCSMGWFYGFKLHIVINDRGEIIQYQITPGNTDDRAPLKGGTFTKKLFGKLVADRGYISQSLFDKLFIDDIHMITKIKKNMKNTLMSLYDRILLRKRALVETVNDLLKNVCQIEHTRHRSVNNFAINLIAGIIAYNLLPKKPELNLEIIHNPSTHLVHHA; from the coding sequence ATGAAAACAAATATAGTTGAAATTTTCTGTCTTACCGATGATTTTTCCAAACTTTTCGATACCTTGATTCAGCAAAGAACCCTTTGCGAAGGAAACAAAAAGCGAAGAAATCGCAAGTTTAGGATGTCCGATGCTGAAATCATGACTATTCTGATTCTTTTCCATCATTCGAGGTATCGCGATTTTAAGTCCTTTTATCTTCAATATATTACGCAACAATGTCATTCGGATTTTCCTTCGTTGGTCTCTTACAATCGTTTTGTGGAATTACAAAGCAAGGTGGCATTCAAACTAATTTCATTTCTCAATATGTGTTGTCTGGGCGAATGCACCGGTATCTCATTCATTGATTCCACACCTTTACGCACCTGCCATATCAAGCGGGCACACGGGCATAAGACCATGAAAGGATGGGCCCAAAAGGGCAAATGCAGTATGGGATGGTTCTATGGTTTCAAACTACATATTGTGATTAACGACCGGGGTGAAATCATTCAATATCAAATCACACCGGGGAATACGGATGACCGTGCTCCACTTAAAGGCGGAACCTTCACGAAGAAACTATTCGGCAAACTTGTTGCCGACAGAGGATACATCTCACAAAGTCTTTTCGATAAGCTCTTCATTGACGACATACACATGATTACGAAGATAAAGAAAAACATGAAAAACACTCTGATGAGCCTGTATGATAGGATATTACTCAGAAAAAGAGCACTTGTGGAAACCGTTAATGATCTACTCAAAAACGTTTGTCAAATAGAGCATACACGACATAGAAGCGTCAATAATTTCGCCATTAATTTGATTGCCGGCATAATTGCCTACAATCTGCTACCCAAAAAGCCGGAATTAAACCTCGAAATCATACACAATCCATCAACCCACTTAGTACACCACGCTTAG
- the nqrF gene encoding NADH:ubiquinone reductase (Na(+)-transporting) subunit F, translating to MNIILISVIVFLLITLILVVALLFAKSKLIPSGNVKLVINNEKEFEVPMGGTLLNTLQSKNIFLSSACGGSGSCGQCRCRVPEGGGEILPTETGFFSRKEIKDHWRLSCQTKVKADMEVLIPESVFGVKEWECEVLSNRNVSTFIKEFVVKLPEGEHMNFESGSYAQIKIPKYNIKYSDYLIEDKFREDWDKFDMWSLTVKNEEETVRAYSMANYPAEGNIITLNVRIATPPMDRNTHKWVPGIKPGISSSYIFSLKAGDKVTMSGPYGDFHIQPTDAEMLYIGGGAGMAPLRAQILHLFRTHKTTRKVTYWYGARSKKEIFYEEDFREIEREFPNFKFNIALSDPQPEDNWTGYVGFIHQVIYDHYLKDHDAPEDIEYYMCGPGPMANAVKTMLDNLGVERSQLYFDDFG from the coding sequence ATGAATATAATCTTAATCAGTGTGATTGTGTTCCTACTCATCACACTTATACTGGTAGTAGCTTTGCTCTTTGCAAAGTCCAAACTTATCCCGTCGGGTAATGTCAAACTCGTTATCAACAACGAGAAAGAGTTTGAAGTGCCTATGGGAGGTACACTTCTCAATACTTTACAGAGTAAGAATATCTTCTTGTCATCCGCTTGTGGCGGTAGCGGAAGTTGTGGTCAGTGCAGATGTCGCGTGCCTGAAGGAGGAGGAGAAATTCTCCCAACCGAAACAGGATTTTTCTCTCGCAAAGAGATCAAAGACCATTGGAGACTTTCATGCCAGACCAAGGTCAAGGCTGATATGGAAGTTCTGATACCGGAGTCTGTATTCGGTGTTAAGGAATGGGAATGCGAAGTACTCTCGAACAGAAATGTATCTACCTTTATCAAAGAGTTTGTGGTAAAGTTGCCTGAAGGCGAACACATGAATTTTGAAAGTGGTAGCTACGCTCAGATCAAGATTCCTAAATATAACATCAAATATTCGGATTATCTTATTGAAGATAAATTCCGTGAAGATTGGGATAAATTCGATATGTGGAGCCTTACCGTGAAAAACGAAGAGGAAACAGTGCGCGCTTATTCCATGGCCAACTATCCTGCAGAGGGTAATATCATCACTCTTAACGTGCGTATCGCTACTCCTCCGATGGATAGAAATACACACAAGTGGGTTCCGGGTATTAAGCCTGGGATATCATCATCTTATATCTTTAGCCTCAAAGCCGGAGATAAAGTAACTATGAGTGGCCCTTACGGAGACTTCCATATACAACCTACCGATGCAGAAATGCTTTATATCGGAGGTGGCGCAGGTATGGCTCCCCTTCGTGCACAGATACTCCATCTATTCCGTACACACAAAACAACCCGTAAGGTTACATATTGGTACGGAGCTCGCTCCAAGAAGGAAATATTCTATGAAGAAGACTTCCGTGAGATCGAAAGAGAATTCCCGAACTTCAAGTTCAACATTGCTCTTTCTGATCCTCAACCTGAAGACAACTGGACAGGTTACGTAGGATTCATACATCAGGTTATTTACGACCATTATCTTAAAGATCATGATGCACCTGAAGATATTGAATACTACATGTGTGGACCGGGTCCTATGGCAAATGCGGTTAAGACAATGTTGGATAATTTAGGGGTTGAGCGTAGCCAGTTGTATTTTGATGATTTCGGATAA
- the nqrE gene encoding NADH:ubiquinone reductase (Na(+)-transporting) subunit E: MEYLSTFFRSIFVDNMIFAYYLGMCSFLAVSKNVKTSIGLGMAVTFILTCTLPINYLLENYIFKSGALKWLGEQYASVDLSFLSLIVFIAIIASFTQLVEMVVERFSPSLYASLGIFLPLIAVNCAILGGSLFMQQKEFVNTGMATTYGFGSGIGWTLAIVGMAAIREKIQYSDIPKPLRGLGITFIITALMGMAFLSFSGVKI, translated from the coding sequence ATGGAATATTTAAGCACGTTTTTCCGTTCCATTTTTGTTGATAATATGATCTTTGCGTATTACTTGGGAATGTGCTCCTTTTTGGCCGTTTCTAAGAATGTAAAGACGTCTATCGGTTTAGGGATGGCTGTTACTTTTATTCTCACTTGTACCCTACCTATCAACTATTTATTGGAAAATTACATATTCAAGTCCGGTGCGCTCAAATGGCTAGGTGAGCAATATGCCTCTGTAGATTTAAGTTTCCTTTCTCTGATCGTTTTCATCGCTATTATAGCCTCTTTCACTCAGTTAGTAGAGATGGTAGTAGAGCGTTTTAGCCCTTCACTATACGCTTCATTAGGTATCTTCTTGCCACTAATTGCTGTAAACTGTGCCATCCTTGGTGGTTCACTATTTATGCAGCAGAAAGAGTTTGTAAACACAGGTATGGCTACGACATACGGCTTTGGCTCCGGTATCGGCTGGACTTTGGCTATTGTGGGTATGGCTGCAATCCGTGAAAAGATACAATACTCGGATATTCCTAAACCTCTCAGAGGTTTGGGTATCACATTTATCATCACGGCATTGATGGGAATGGCCTTCCTGAGTTTTTCAGGTGTGAAAATATAA
- a CDS encoding NAD-dependent epimerase/dehydratase family protein: protein MNAVKSPEELNTHYTMPRKTKVLVTGAGSKIGRQVLNQLISKIDDYDITVFDYKRGKNMAFFERYKDQIKVFYGDLSDPRSSIDACRNQDFVIHLLSLSPELSNKRITVAEDVNVQGTRYLLENLETYSQGAYLVYLSTVGVYGDRLKSPMISVENAVAPCMGDYDALTKLQAEKLIQDSNLEWTILRPAIILNSSHVSLGSSIFNIPLQTHIEFIHIEDLAGALIGCYENKNMLWGQIFNVGGGENNRIIYKSYLRRMLSILGLKDIRFPNKSFSTRNGIGGYFADGYVLNDILSFRKYSLEDYFEQLAEKQKFLSQVRNTLLKGLRTKNLLSRSEPLKAYKHADKSKMKYFF from the coding sequence ATGAATGCGGTCAAATCTCCAGAGGAGCTGAATACACACTATACGATGCCTCGGAAAACAAAGGTTTTAGTTACGGGAGCAGGCAGTAAGATTGGTAGACAAGTATTGAATCAGTTGATTAGTAAAATCGATGATTACGATATTACGGTATTTGATTACAAAAGAGGCAAAAACATGGCTTTTTTTGAGAGATACAAGGACCAGATAAAAGTGTTTTATGGAGATTTGTCTGATCCAAGATCTAGTATAGATGCTTGCCGCAATCAGGATTTTGTAATTCACCTTCTTTCTTTGAGTCCGGAATTAAGCAACAAAAGAATTACTGTCGCTGAGGATGTGAATGTACAGGGTACAAGATATCTTCTTGAGAACTTAGAGACCTATTCGCAAGGAGCATATTTGGTATATTTATCCACTGTGGGAGTATATGGTGACAGGCTCAAAAGTCCTATGATAAGTGTGGAAAATGCTGTAGCCCCTTGCATGGGTGATTATGATGCCCTTACAAAGCTTCAGGCCGAAAAGCTTATTCAGGATAGTAACTTAGAGTGGACTATACTGCGCCCGGCTATTATACTCAATAGTAGCCATGTGTCTCTGGGTAGCTCTATATTCAACATCCCTCTCCAAACGCATATTGAGTTTATCCACATAGAAGATCTTGCAGGAGCACTGATTGGGTGCTATGAAAATAAAAATATGCTGTGGGGACAAATATTCAATGTAGGCGGAGGCGAAAACAATCGTATAATTTACAAATCTTATCTTAGAAGGATGCTCTCGATACTGGGGCTCAAGGATATAAGATTTCCTAATAAGAGTTTTTCTACGCGTAACGGCATAGGTGGATATTTTGCGGATGGTTATGTTCTCAATGATATACTCAGCTTCCGCAAGTATTCTCTTGAGGATTATTTTGAACAGCTCGCAGAAAAACAAAAATTCCTATCTCAAGTAAGAAACACATTACTCAAGGGTTTAAGAACCAAAAACCTTCTGAGTAGAAGCGAGCCTCTCAAAGCATATAAACATGCTGATAAATCAAAGATGAAATATTTCTTTTGA
- the nqrC gene encoding NADH:ubiquinone reductase (Na(+)-transporting) subunit C: MNRDKNSYTIIYASVMVIIVAVLLAFTSTALKSRQQSNEQIDKMQQMLRSINSDTPNKADVKTNYRKLIKKELLITNDGSVVKEFTGDQIGNNEAFSMSTDLEFKKILHAEEFKQDYKYQLPVYVAEMDGKEYYILPLNGNGLWDKIWGFLSLDATDCSTVFGGDFGNKGETPGLGAEISKKDFSDRFKGKHIFMDNQFKSIAVVKPGKKADGQDYVDGISGGTLTSNGVDKMLQTSLKPYVEFLNKNKK, translated from the coding sequence ATGAATAGAGATAAAAATTCATATACGATTATATATGCCTCAGTGATGGTAATCATTGTGGCGGTGTTATTGGCTTTTACTTCTACTGCACTCAAAAGTCGTCAGCAGTCCAATGAGCAAATAGATAAGATGCAGCAGATGCTTCGCTCTATCAACTCTGATACACCTAATAAAGCTGATGTAAAGACCAACTACCGTAAGTTGATAAAGAAAGAGCTTCTGATCACCAATGACGGCTCTGTGGTAAAAGAATTTACCGGAGACCAGATCGGAAATAATGAAGCCTTCAGCATGAGTACCGATCTTGAATTTAAAAAGATATTACATGCGGAGGAGTTTAAGCAAGACTATAAGTATCAATTACCTGTGTACGTAGCAGAAATGGACGGGAAAGAGTATTATATACTACCTCTCAATGGAAATGGTCTTTGGGATAAAATATGGGGCTTTCTTTCTTTGGATGCTACTGACTGCTCTACAGTATTTGGGGGTGACTTTGGTAACAAAGGTGAGACTCCGGGTCTGGGTGCGGAAATTTCTAAGAAAGATTTCTCAGACAGATTCAAAGGCAAACATATCTTCATGGACAATCAGTTCAAAAGCATTGCCGTAGTGAAACCCGGCAAGAAAGCTGACGGACAAGATTATGTCGATGGTATTTCCGGCGGAACACTTACCAGTAATGGGGTGGACAAGATGTTACAAACATCTCTTAAGCCATATGTAGAATTCCTTAACAAGAATAAAAAATAA
- a CDS encoding NADH:ubiquinone reductase (Na(+)-transporting) subunit B has product MNALRKKLDKMKPAFSEGGKFAGLHSVFEGFETFMFVPNTTSKSGVHVHDAIDSKRTMTVVIIALLPALLFGMYNVGLQHYISIGAVATTDFWTSFWYGFLAVLPKIIVSYVVGLGIEFAIAQKKHEEIQEGFLVSGILIPMIVPVETPLWMIAVATAFAVVFAKEVFGGTGYNVFNVALVTRAFLFFSYPAAMSGDYVWVRTGSTFGLGSGNITDAFSGATPLGQIATAKDGIPQIHDTLGNPSHLLDAFYGFIPGSIGETSTLAILIGAVILIWTGIASWKIMVSGVLGAVIMALGFNAIGSTPSMMVTPIQHLVYGGFAFGLVFMATDPVTAARTETGKWIYGFLIGVMAIFIRVLNAGYPEGMMLAILLLNAFAPLIDYFVVDANVKKRLARATKMQKA; this is encoded by the coding sequence TTGAACGCTTTAAGAAAAAAACTCGATAAGATGAAACCCGCTTTCTCGGAAGGCGGTAAGTTCGCCGGGCTTCATTCTGTCTTCGAAGGCTTTGAGACCTTCATGTTCGTTCCCAATACGACATCGAAAAGTGGTGTACACGTACACGATGCTATCGATAGTAAACGAACCATGACTGTGGTAATCATTGCCCTTTTGCCCGCACTACTCTTTGGTATGTACAATGTGGGACTACAGCATTATATTTCCATAGGAGCTGTAGCTACAACAGATTTTTGGACATCTTTTTGGTATGGTTTCCTAGCTGTTCTTCCTAAAATTATAGTTTCTTATGTAGTAGGATTGGGTATTGAATTTGCTATTGCCCAAAAGAAACATGAAGAAATCCAGGAAGGTTTCCTTGTATCAGGGATCCTTATACCTATGATCGTACCAGTGGAGACACCTCTTTGGATGATAGCCGTAGCAACAGCTTTTGCCGTAGTATTTGCTAAAGAAGTTTTTGGTGGTACCGGTTATAATGTTTTCAACGTTGCCTTGGTGACACGCGCATTCCTTTTCTTCTCATATCCTGCAGCTATGAGTGGAGATTATGTGTGGGTGCGTACTGGATCTACATTTGGATTGGGCTCAGGTAATATTACCGATGCTTTCTCAGGAGCTACACCTTTGGGGCAGATAGCTACAGCTAAAGACGGCATTCCTCAGATTCACGACACACTAGGCAATCCCTCTCATCTATTGGATGCTTTTTACGGATTTATTCCCGGATCTATAGGAGAGACTTCTACGCTGGCTATTCTTATCGGTGCAGTGATCCTTATATGGACAGGTATTGCTAGCTGGAAGATTATGGTATCCGGGGTATTAGGTGCTGTGATCATGGCCCTTGGATTCAATGCCATAGGCTCTACACCTTCTATGATGGTTACACCTATACAACACTTGGTTTATGGAGGATTTGCCTTCGGACTTGTATTTATGGCTACAGACCCAGTTACGGCAGCAAGAACAGAAACGGGAAAATGGATTTACGGCTTCCTGATCGGAGTCATGGCCATATTCATCCGTGTTCTCAATGCAGGTTACCCTGAAGGTATGATGCTTGCCATACTTCTATTGAATGCCTTTGCTCCGTTGATCGATTACTTTGTGGTTGATGCCAACGTTAAGAAACGTCTTGCAAGAGCAACTAAAATGCAAAAAGCTTAA
- a CDS encoding dimethylarginine dimethylaminohydrolase family protein: MRKITPHVLNETAKLKTVVLGLPESLGEVPTLDQTYDAKSYESVQKGIFPKEIDVIAEMKAFLSVLEDNHVQVLRPEHLDNYNQVFARDVSFVIDDTLFVSNLIPDRELETGAFKNIFESVADGHLERLPEKVHTEGGDVILYNDILFVGCYMGKDYPSFKTARTNCYAIDFFKERFGKKTIVPIELRKDDHNPYKSVLHLDCAFQPVNTDKALFYREGLLNKKDVGVIEDIFGKENIFDVTPEEAYYMNTNIFSISPEIVVSEKQFVRMNKFLSEVWGIKVHAIPYREISKMGGLLRCSTMPLERY; this comes from the coding sequence ATGAGAAAAATTACTCCGCATGTTTTAAATGAAACAGCCAAACTAAAAACTGTAGTGCTGGGACTGCCAGAGAGTCTTGGCGAGGTACCTACGCTTGATCAAACTTATGATGCCAAGAGCTATGAGTCTGTACAAAAAGGAATTTTCCCCAAAGAAATAGATGTAATTGCCGAAATGAAGGCATTTTTGTCTGTACTCGAAGACAATCATGTGCAAGTGCTAAGGCCGGAACATCTTGACAATTATAATCAAGTCTTTGCTCGTGACGTTTCTTTTGTAATCGACGACACCTTGTTCGTTTCCAATCTTATTCCTGATCGTGAATTGGAAACCGGTGCTTTCAAAAATATTTTTGAATCAGTTGCTGACGGGCATCTTGAGAGACTGCCGGAGAAAGTGCATACTGAGGGTGGAGATGTAATCCTATATAATGATATCCTTTTTGTGGGATGTTATATGGGAAAGGATTACCCATCTTTCAAAACAGCGAGAACCAACTGCTATGCCATCGATTTTTTCAAGGAGCGTTTTGGTAAGAAAACCATTGTGCCTATAGAACTTAGAAAAGATGATCATAACCCATATAAATCCGTCTTGCATCTCGACTGTGCATTCCAGCCGGTCAATACTGATAAGGCTTTGTTTTATAGAGAGGGCTTATTAAATAAAAAAGATGTCGGAGTCATAGAAGATATATTCGGAAAAGAGAATATCTTTGACGTAACTCCAGAAGAGGCTTATTATATGAATACGAATATATTCTCCATATCACCGGAGATTGTTGTGAGTGAGAAGCAATTTGTGCGTATGAATAAGTTCTTGTCAGAGGTGTGGGGTATAAAAGTGCACGCGATACCGTACAGAGAAATTTCTAAGATGGGAGGGTTGCTACGATGCTCCACAATGCCTCTTGAGAGATATTAA
- the nqrD gene encoding NADH:ubiquinone reductase (Na(+)-transporting) subunit D: MALWNKKNKEVLINPLGKNNPVIVQMLGICSALAVTAKLEPALVMAISVTVVVAFANVIISLLRNTIPNRIRIIVQLVVVAALVTIVSETLKAFAYDVSKQLSVFVGLIITNCILMGRLEAFALANGPWESFLDGIGNGAGYGIILVIVGFFRELLGSGTLFGVQLIPQSLYAADGIHGYVNNGLMILPPMALILVAVIIWVHRSYDKDLQEK, translated from the coding sequence ATGGCACTTTGGAATAAAAAGAATAAAGAAGTATTAATAAACCCGCTGGGCAAGAACAATCCTGTTATTGTGCAGATGTTGGGTATCTGTTCTGCTCTTGCAGTAACAGCCAAGCTTGAGCCGGCTTTAGTAATGGCTATTTCGGTGACGGTAGTAGTGGCCTTTGCAAATGTTATTATCTCTTTGCTAAGAAATACTATTCCCAATCGTATCCGTATCATTGTACAGCTGGTAGTAGTAGCTGCATTGGTAACCATTGTAAGCGAGACTCTCAAAGCTTTTGCATACGATGTGAGCAAACAGCTTTCTGTTTTCGTGGGTCTCATTATTACCAACTGTATCCTTATGGGACGTCTCGAAGCGTTTGCTTTGGCAAATGGTCCATGGGAGTCTTTTCTCGATGGTATCGGTAATGGTGCGGGTTATGGTATAATTCTGGTTATCGTAGGTTTCTTCCGTGAACTTTTAGGATCAGGAACTCTCTTTGGGGTGCAACTCATCCCTCAGTCTTTATATGCAGCGGATGGAATCCATGGATATGTAAACAATGGTTTGATGATCCTTCCCCCTATGGCTCTTATTTTAGTTGCCGTGATTATATGGGTCCATCGTTCGTACGACAAAGATTTACAAGAAAAATAA
- a CDS encoding aminopeptidase P family protein: MFNTETYKARREHLRNTLKKGIILFVGNDETGANYEDNTYNFRQDSCFLYYFGVNRPGLFALMDIDGGKDYIFGDNATIDLIVWTGSQPSISDLATQYGVENTGSLSDLRNKLNGIDKNEVMYLPPYRPEHLLKIHEYLGISFDKIKQHKFVDLIMAIGNQRNIKSEEEIEEIEHAVNATVKMHQAAMRYALPGMKEYEVAAKVHEAALAAGGGLSFPIIATINGQFLHNHYHGNTIRSGQLFLLDAGYESPLGYAGDMSSTFPVDRIFTDRQKKIYEIALKAHNTAIDMLRPGLNYKEVHLAVGRIIFDQLKELGLTRGNTEDAVTCGAYALFFPCGTGHLMGLDVHDMENLGEQYIGYGNTPKSTQFGIKSLRLGRELQPGYVLTVEPGIYFIPELIDYWQKKGINKEFINFEAVNKYRDFGGIRNEEDILITENGHRILGDPLAKSVEDVENERAKAFS, translated from the coding sequence ATGTTTAATACAGAGACTTACAAAGCTCGCCGTGAGCATTTGAGAAATACCTTGAAAAAAGGTATCATCCTTTTTGTCGGCAATGACGAAACAGGAGCGAATTATGAAGACAACACCTACAATTTTCGTCAGGATAGTTGTTTCTTATATTACTTTGGAGTAAACAGACCAGGCTTGTTCGCTCTTATGGATATTGATGGTGGTAAGGACTACATATTCGGCGATAATGCTACCATAGATCTGATTGTCTGGACAGGAAGTCAACCTTCAATTTCCGACCTTGCCACTCAATATGGAGTGGAAAATACAGGTTCATTGAGCGACCTGAGGAATAAACTCAATGGCATAGACAAGAATGAAGTGATGTATCTGCCTCCATATCGCCCCGAGCATTTGTTAAAAATTCATGAATACTTGGGTATCTCATTTGATAAGATCAAACAACACAAATTCGTTGATCTCATTATGGCTATAGGTAATCAACGCAACATCAAGTCAGAAGAGGAAATAGAAGAGATAGAACATGCTGTAAATGCTACTGTAAAGATGCATCAGGCTGCAATGCGTTATGCGCTTCCCGGAATGAAAGAGTATGAAGTAGCAGCCAAAGTACACGAAGCAGCGTTAGCTGCCGGAGGAGGTCTTTCATTTCCGATTATTGCTACTATAAATGGCCAGTTCCTTCACAATCATTATCATGGCAATACGATCAGATCAGGACAATTGTTTCTTCTTGATGCCGGCTATGAGTCCCCTCTCGGTTATGCAGGAGACATGAGTAGCACCTTCCCTGTTGATAGAATATTTACAGACAGACAGAAAAAAATATATGAAATTGCTCTAAAAGCCCATAATACCGCCATTGATATGCTACGGCCAGGACTAAATTACAAAGAAGTTCATTTGGCAGTGGGGCGTATTATTTTTGACCAACTCAAAGAGCTGGGACTTACTCGTGGGAATACAGAAGATGCCGTTACCTGCGGAGCCTATGCTTTATTTTTTCCATGTGGTACAGGTCACTTGATGGGATTGGATGTGCATGATATGGAAAACTTGGGTGAGCAATATATAGGATATGGTAATACACCGAAAAGTACTCAGTTTGGAATTAAATCACTCAGATTGGGACGAGAGTTGCAACCCGGTTATGTACTCACTGTAGAACCCGGCATTTATTTCATCCCCGAACTTATTGATTATTGGCAAAAGAAAGGCATCAATAAGGAGTTTATCAACTTTGAAGCGGTCAATAAATATCGTGATTTCGGTGGCATTCGCAACGAAGAAGATATCTTGATTACAGAAAATGGTCATCGCATTCTTGGAGACCCCCTCGCTAAGAGTGTTGAAGACGTAGAGAACGAAAGAGCAAAAGCTTTCTCTTGA
- a CDS encoding Na(+)-translocating NADH-quinone reductase subunit A, which yields MAKVISIKKGLTLNLKGKAPKEMLKSPAPASSYAVVPDDFVGVIPKVIVHPGDKVLAGQPLMYHKRFPSIQLTSPVSGEVVAVNRGAKRKVLNVEVKPDGNQEYKSFDVANISSKDRGSIMSLLLESGLFAFFKQRPYDIVPNPDFAPRDIFITANFTAPLAPDFDFLAEGYENYIQLALDALSKLTDGKVFLGVNGKTLIDIRGVERVEINGPHPAGLVGVLINKTKPVNKDEVVWTLKASDLIVIGKFLTTGKVDYTRTLAMTGSDAMEHGYVSMLPGAKIEESFSGRLCVKPSHERIIDGNVLTGKKVWEEDPFMSLQCDQITVIPEGDDVHDMFGWATLGFDKFSTSRSYFSWLAPKSKEYVMDARVKGGVRAMILSNQFSEVFPMDIMPEFLLKSIIVFNINDMENRGVYEVAPEDFALCEFVDASKMPLQKIVRDGLDNLYKEMI from the coding sequence ATGGCAAAAGTTATATCAATAAAAAAAGGCCTTACACTTAACCTCAAAGGGAAAGCACCCAAAGAGATGCTAAAGTCTCCGGCTCCGGCATCTTCTTATGCGGTGGTTCCTGATGATTTTGTGGGTGTAATTCCTAAGGTTATAGTACATCCGGGCGATAAAGTTCTGGCTGGACAACCACTTATGTATCACAAAAGATTCCCTTCTATTCAGCTTACCTCTCCGGTGAGTGGTGAAGTAGTGGCGGTAAACAGGGGTGCAAAGAGAAAAGTATTGAATGTAGAGGTAAAGCCTGACGGGAATCAGGAATACAAATCTTTTGATGTTGCTAACATCAGCTCGAAAGATAGAGGCTCTATCATGTCTTTGCTCTTGGAAAGTGGCCTGTTTGCTTTTTTCAAGCAACGCCCTTATGACATCGTTCCCAATCCGGATTTTGCGCCCAGAGATATATTTATTACAGCAAACTTTACTGCTCCTCTGGCTCCGGATTTCGATTTTCTTGCTGAAGGATATGAAAATTATATTCAATTAGCTTTGGATGCTCTGTCAAAACTGACCGATGGAAAAGTATTTTTGGGTGTTAATGGAAAAACTCTGATTGATATCCGAGGGGTAGAACGAGTGGAAATCAACGGGCCACATCCTGCAGGACTTGTAGGAGTGCTTATCAACAAAACTAAACCTGTCAATAAAGATGAAGTCGTTTGGACACTCAAAGCTTCAGATCTTATAGTGATTGGAAAATTCCTTACAACAGGTAAAGTAGATTATACCCGCACATTGGCAATGACCGGGTCAGATGCTATGGAACATGGCTATGTATCTATGCTCCCCGGAGCAAAGATAGAGGAGTCTTTCAGTGGTAGGCTGTGTGTAAAACCCTCTCATGAACGTATTATAGACGGCAATGTGCTTACAGGCAAAAAGGTTTGGGAAGAAGATCCTTTTATGAGTTTGCAGTGTGACCAAATCACAGTAATACCGGAAGGAGACGATGTGCACGACATGTTTGGGTGGGCTACCCTCGGATTCGATAAGTTCAGTACCAGCCGCTCCTATTTTTCTTGGCTCGCTCCCAAATCCAAAGAATACGTTATGGATGCTCGTGTCAAGGGTGGAGTAAGAGCTATGATTCTGAGTAATCAGTTTTCTGAAGTTTTCCCTATGGATATCATGCCGGAGTTTCTACTCAAATCTATCATTGTGTTTAACATCAATGATATGGAAAATAGAGGGGTGTACGAAGTCGCACCAGAAGACTTTGCCTTGTGTGAGTTTGTAGATGCTTCCAAAATGCCATTGCAAAAGATTGTAAGGGATGGATTGGACAATCTATATAAGGAAATGATTTGA